A genomic window from Sparus aurata chromosome 4, fSpaAur1.1, whole genome shotgun sequence includes:
- the sinhcafl gene encoding SIN3-HDAC complex associated factor, like isoform X2: MFGFHKSKIYRSNDGCCICKTKSSSSRFTDSSRYEETFRLCFGLSEDRVGDICNACVLLVKRWKKLPNGSKKNWNHVVDARAGPGFKVTKPKKMKNSDGKKKSKLKKLHKLKRQNSDAHSTTSSVSPAQSPSYSNQSDDGSDIESKQRRTTPSIFSFLDRLYWKRQKVCCGIVYKGRFGEVIIDPRLFKPCCSSKKQKTLASTQVAAHLPDTLPPQLPEDVKESW, encoded by the exons ATGTTTGGCTTTCATAAGTCAAAGATCTACCGGAGTAACGACGGCTGTTGCATCTGCAAGACCAAGTCCTCCAGTTCACGTTTCACAGACAGCAGCCGATATGAGGAGACGTTCAGGCTCTGTTTTGG GCTGTCAGAGGATCGTGTTGGAGACATTTGCAATGCCTGTGTGTTACTGGTGAAGAGGTGGAAGAAGCTACCTAATGGCTCCAAGAAGAACTGGAACCAT gtgGTGGATGCCAGAGCTGGACCAGGCTTCAAGGTGACAAAACCCAAGAAGATGAAGAACAGTGATGGGAAGAAGAAAAGCAAGCTTAAGAAGCTCCACAAGTTAAAGAGACAAA ATTCAGATGCCCACAGTACGACCTCCAGTGTGTCTCCTGCGCAGTCACCCAGTTACAGCAACCAGTCAGACGATGGCTCAGACATCGAGTCCAAACAAAGACGCACGactccctccatcttctccttcttgGATCGTTTGTACTGGAAAAG gCAAAAGGTGTGCTGTGGGATTGTCTATAAGGGCCGGTTCGGAGAGGTGATTATTGATCCCCGACTTTTCAAGCCCTGCTGCAGTTCCAAAAAACAGAAGACGCTGGCATCCACGCAAGTGGCCGCACACCTTCCAGACACACTTCCACCACAACTTCCAGAAGATGTGAAAGAAAGCTGGTGA
- the sinhcafl gene encoding SIN3-HDAC complex associated factor, like isoform X1, whose product MFGFHKSKIYRSNDGCCICKTKSSSSRFTDSSRYEETFRLCFGLSEDRVGDICNACVLLVKRWKKLPNGSKKNWNHVVDARAGPGFKVTKPKKMKNSDGKKKSKLKKLHKLKRQTDSDAHSTTSSVSPAQSPSYSNQSDDGSDIESKQRRTTPSIFSFLDRLYWKRQKVCCGIVYKGRFGEVIIDPRLFKPCCSSKKQKTLASTQVAAHLPDTLPPQLPEDVKESW is encoded by the exons ATGTTTGGCTTTCATAAGTCAAAGATCTACCGGAGTAACGACGGCTGTTGCATCTGCAAGACCAAGTCCTCCAGTTCACGTTTCACAGACAGCAGCCGATATGAGGAGACGTTCAGGCTCTGTTTTGG GCTGTCAGAGGATCGTGTTGGAGACATTTGCAATGCCTGTGTGTTACTGGTGAAGAGGTGGAAGAAGCTACCTAATGGCTCCAAGAAGAACTGGAACCAT gtgGTGGATGCCAGAGCTGGACCAGGCTTCAAGGTGACAAAACCCAAGAAGATGAAGAACAGTGATGGGAAGAAGAAAAGCAAGCTTAAGAAGCTCCACAAGTTAAAGAGACAAA CAGATTCAGATGCCCACAGTACGACCTCCAGTGTGTCTCCTGCGCAGTCACCCAGTTACAGCAACCAGTCAGACGATGGCTCAGACATCGAGTCCAAACAAAGACGCACGactccctccatcttctccttcttgGATCGTTTGTACTGGAAAAG gCAAAAGGTGTGCTGTGGGATTGTCTATAAGGGCCGGTTCGGAGAGGTGATTATTGATCCCCGACTTTTCAAGCCCTGCTGCAGTTCCAAAAAACAGAAGACGCTGGCATCCACGCAAGTGGCCGCACACCTTCCAGACACACTTCCACCACAACTTCCAGAAGATGTGAAAGAAAGCTGGTGA